Part of the Woronichinia naegeliana WA131 genome, GCTAAAATATCGGCAAGTAATGTGAATGGCTTTGTCTTCTTAGACAAATTAAGTTGGGATAATTACAACGAATCGGGAGATTTACAAGCGCGAATAGAAGAATATAAAAGGGAAACAGGATGTTATCCGGAATCGGTTCATGTGGATAAAATCTATCGAACAAAAGCGAATCGAGCTTATTGTAAAGAAAGGGATATAAGAATGAGTGGTCCCCGATTGGGAAGACCGCCGAAAGAGGTGAGCAAAGAAAAAAAGAAAGAGGCACGCTCAGATGAAAGAGTGCGTAATGCCATTGAGGGTAAATTCGGACAGGGAAAGAGGAAATTTAGTCTTGGTCGAGTGATGGCCAAACTACCTGAGACCTCGGAAACGGTAATTGCGATGAACTTTTTGGTAATGAATCTTTCTACTCTACTTCAGAAGACAAAAAGTAAAAAGTTGTAGAGTCGTTTTTCTTGTGAAAAATGGTGTTAATTTTCCTCTCTTTTGTGAGGAGTGATTTGTGTTGACCTTTTTAGACAGAAAGGAACAATAGATTAAACAAAATCTGTATTTTGATTTGTTTCCATAAGGATAAGTTATCTATGCTTTTTCAGTCCATACTTCCCTAACCCACATTTCTTTCGTTTTTTGACTTTTTCAGCAAGCCCTATGTATTTCTGACATTTTTCACAATGGAACTGGCGGCGGGGCACTTCCAGATATACTTTCTTTCCCAATAGGGATAAATCCCGAACCAAATTATATTCTATTTGATTTATATCTTCCAATTCTTTATGACAATTTGGACATTCTATTACTTCGTTTTTCATTTTTAATTTTAAGAACAAAGCACCATCTATTTCTCGATAGTTTACGACTGTTACCTTTGGCAAACCTAGTAGCTCATCCAAGTTTATCCACATACTCCACCTCCTACTGTGGTATTACTATTATACACTTTCCACACAGTTGGGGGAAGAGCCTCAGTCTTTTCTGTTTATCCGTTGGTTAGAGATTGACGGCATTCAAACTATCGTTAATTTGACCTCCAAACACAAACATATTCTTTCCTTTCTTGGCTCTTCATGTCAAAAGTACTACTTTGTCTCTTGACTTACCTGCGGAATGTGGGTTGCAAGCATTGTCAAACATAGATAAATTTTAATATTTTCAGCGATCGCCCCTTAATGTCAAGAAAAAAGCGATCGCCGATCAATGATTATCTAAATTTTTAATTATTTTGATTAGCTACAAACTGATTGACTAAAGCAATATCAATATCTAATTCTTCAGCAATTTCCGCGATCGATAACCCTAATTTTGTAAGTAGAGGGATTGTTTCAAGCTTGCCCTCAAGCTTGCCCTTGAGCAGACCTAGCTGTTCTCCTTTTAGAAGACCTAGCTGTTCTCCCTCCTGCAAAATTTCTTGATAAACGGCTGATTCTTTCATAATGTCACTCCTTAAAATTTTTTTAATCGTTTCAGGTGCCATCACTAATCCTGCGAATACTGCCGTTGCCGCCATGAGATTAGCCCTCACCCCTTGGTTTTCTATTCTATCCAATCCCTTGGCAACCTCTCGTAAACGTGTTGTTGGCTTCTCACATTGGGTTAATATCGCTAGGGGCAATAAACCTGGACTTGTTAGAAATAAATCAGAAGACTGTTCCCAAAGACGAATGACTCGATAATGATGAGTTGTTGCTCCTAGTTGAAAGCTATCTTGATAAACCAAGGCCGATTTAGTTCGTTTCAGATAAATAACCACTTGGTGCATGGTTTTAAGCGGAAAACGACGATAAACCCTGACTCGATAATCTAACATCCGAAAACCCATTGTTTCATCGGGTTCGGTCTGAAATTCTAGGTGTAATACCAGATCTTCCGATTGTTCCAATATTAGGGAATCAGCGCGAATCGGTTCTAAAGATAATTCTGTGGGACTCAGTTTGGTCAGGGTA contains:
- a CDS encoding Rpn family recombination-promoting nuclease/putative transposase: MFDNACKFLAENFSEDYATWLLGRPITLTKLSPTELSLEPIRADSLILEQSEDLVLHLEFQTEPDETMGFRMLDYRVRVYRRFPLKTMHQVVIYLKRTKSALVYQDSFQLGATTHHYRVIRLWEQSSDLFLTSPGLLPLAILTQCEKPTTRLREVAKGLDRIENQGVRANLMAATAVFAGLVMAPETIKKILRSDIMKESAVYQEILQEGEQLGLLKGEQLGLLKGKLEGKLETIPLLTKLGLSIAEIAEELDIDIALVNQFVANQNN